From a region of the Sesamum indicum cultivar Zhongzhi No. 13 linkage group LG3, S_indicum_v1.0, whole genome shotgun sequence genome:
- the LOC105158554 gene encoding auxin-responsive protein IAA9-like, whose amino-acid sequence MASSASADRVAQNGLGLKERNYLGLSDCSSVDSSAVSSVPEEKKSNLNLKATELRLGLPGSQSPERESDFTLLSPSKLDEKQLFPLIPSKDGILLSQKTVVSGNKRGFSDTVDGFSESKSTVFNDGSWMFNPAGSDSGQTKLAGNAGISVMLSNRSSGTQPSVKTEVPAKTPKECSNKMNGSNTNSPPASKAQVVGWPPIRSFRKNSLATTSKNNDEVDGKPGPGALFVKVSMDGAPYLRKVDLRTYSTYQELSSALEKMFSCFTLGQCGPQGAPSREMLSESKLRDLLHGSEYVLTYEDKDGDWMLVGDVPWEMFIDSCKRLKIMKGSDAIGLAPRAVEKSKNRN is encoded by the exons ATGGCTTCTTCAGCATCTGCTGACCGTGTTGCTCAGAATGGGTTGGGGTTGAAAGAACGTAATTACTTGGGATTGTCTGATTGTTCGTCGGTAGACAGCTCTGCAGTCTCGAGTGTGCCTGAGGAAAAGAAGAGTAATTTAAATCTGAAGGCGACAGAATTGAGGCTTGGTCTTCCTGGCTCTCAATCCCCCGAACGAGAATCAGACTTTACCCTGCTAAGCCCCAGCAAGCTTGATGAGAAGCAATTGTTTCCACTGATTCCTTCCAAGGATGGAATCTTATTGTCACAGAAGACAGTTGTTTCTGGAAACAAAAGAGGATTCTCAGACACTGTGGATGGATTTTCAGAATCTAAGAGTACCGTGTTTAATGATGGAAGCTGGATGTTTAATCCTGCAGGTTCTGATTCTGGACAAACAAAGTTAGCTGGTAATGCTGGAATTAGTGTAATGCTTTCCAACAGGTCATCTGGGACTCAGCCATCTGTTAAGACTGAGGTTCCTGCAAAAACACCAAAGGAATGCAGTAACAAGATGAATGGTTCTAACACCAACAGCCCACCTGCTTCTAA GGCACAGGTTGTTGGTTGGCCACCAATCAGATCTTTCAGGAAGAATTCTCTTGCCACAACCTCAAAGAACAATGATGAAGTTGACGGTAAACCGGGTCCTGGTGCTCTTTTTGTCAAGGTCAGTATGGATGGTGCTCCTTATCTGAGAAAGGTGGATCTCAGAACATACTCTACATATCAAGAACTTTCTTCTGCCCTTGAGAAAATGTTCAGCTGTTTTACCTTAG GACAATGTGGACCGCAGGGTGCTCCGAGCAGGGAAATGCTCAGCGAGAGCAAGTTGAGAGATCTTCTGCATGGATCAGAATATGTGTTGACATATGAGGATAAGGACGGTGACTGGATGCTTGTTGGAGACGTCCCGTGGGA GATGTTCATCGACTCGTGCAAGAGGCTCAAAATCATGAAAGGCTCCGATGCTATTGGATTAG CTCCCAGGGCCGTGGAGAAATCCAAGAACAGGAACTAG